The sequence gtcaatgaaagaaaaatctaagatatcattaaaaactgtgtttcagtTGTTATCTAATAACATTACAAAAATTACTGTTATGTtattattctcttagaatgagtcatttatatttaaatactgTGGATCCACATacatgacagaaaacatctttatgtctggaagaattttggccactaaGGGCCACTGTCCATTCACAACTACCCTTGGCTTTTGATgtcatttctatgcccatctttaccattaaatgtcagtaattcttacataATAGCGTATCCAAAAAATAGGGTGGCCAAGATAAGACAGAAATAAGTGTGCAGTGGCCAGTCAACAGAGAACATTATCAACATCCAGCAGGATCATTGTTAACTTTGGTTTTAATCAAGTGTGTGAAGAAATACAGGGATTCTGGGGTGTCAGGAAACCATTAGATAACaactctgagctctttccaATGTCAACAATTAAACTCTGTTCAcagattttatattattttttaaagaagattaTAATTCATATTAGCTGTGAAAAAGAGCCagtttttacaaacataaaaagtcCTTTATCTCccagagaaaagaaagacttTAAACTTCACTCATGTTGCAGcgtaaacacacagaaagaccaacAATCAaccaacaacattgcagccttttcctgtagctgctggaatcaaatggctgaaatgTTACCCATCAACCTCGACCTCAGTTTCATGTCCGCCCATATGTGGTGCAACATTTGCTGTCACCTTCTGTCATTAAGCTGTTTAGCTTTATCATTAGCATACATATGACAGCTACCATGCATGCATTGACATGGAGCTACACAGATGTTCTGTGGTTGAGAAATAGTGACTAATTACAGAACTAGGTGATGCATAAGTGGCACAGTGTAAACTTCAGTATCTGTAGCAACCACTAAATAGTTGGGAAATGCTTGTGTTTTGATAGCTTAGCTCTCCTATCAGAACTCCCAGATTCCACATCTGAGAGCGCTCTGCCTCCTTATAGTGAATTGTTTGTACATCACCCCAACTTCAGCAGATTTCTCTACAATTAAtcattgcatttttattatttatttgtaccaaaGTTTACATAGTTTTTAATCCAGGACTCTGTTTGCATTAGCTTTTCAGTCCATTTGAAAGATCGCAGCCCACAGTTTGAGTTATTTTCAACCGCAGACTGAGTTGTGTTAGTCCTTCTCAGAAGCAGCTGTTTGGCTTCACCCTTCATTCTCCAGCTGCTTTATGTCAAAAGTCATCAAAACTGCCATGTCACTGGACTCACCCAAACAGGCTGCCAGTTTCAGTTCCTGGAGACCATTTCCACTAAAAACCTCCCCCTCCCAGACTCTGCTCTTGTTCAGTTTCAGATCAGTTCGTGTTTCTCCCACCACACTTACCCTCAGGGCCCCGGGAACCCGCACCCTGAACTGGACCCAGGAAAGGGGCTCGAGCAAGCCCAAACGAGGCTCAAAGAGCACGCAGCCTTTCCTCCAGGCAGAGTAGACGCAGGGAAACAGGGGCCTCAGATGAGCACAGCTATTCCTCAGAATAAAGTCACACATGGGACTGTAATCTCCACCAGGAGTGATCCCAGCGTACAGTCCCAGCCGATACACTCCCGCCTCGGGTAGGCTAACGCTGATCGTCACCTTGCTGTCTGTGTATGTGCAGAACAAATGGCGTGAAAGTGGAATCCCTGATGTTTTCTGCTCCTCTTTGTTGAGCACACAGTGAAGCTCAAGATCCCGTTGGTTGTGGAAGGTGATGTTACATTTGCCTTGCTGGGTACTCACCACGGCACTGTTATGGCTGAATTTGGACAACCCTGCTTCCGATGTCCGGGTCCCCGGTCCACAAGCTGAGCCCAGGTTAGGAGGGAACAGCTCATCTGGGCTGATAAACTTCCCTTTGCAGTGCAACAAGAAGTTTGCAGCGTTCTGGAACTTGACATCTGTTTTGTCATAGTCCCGAACAAACACCGACAGCCGGTAGAAACCAGGCAAGGGACACAAAACGTGACAGGTGAGGATGTCTGGCTGGATCTGCGTTGCCAAGCAGCGTTTGCCTACAGCAGCTTCCATCTGAGGGTGGACGAGTTCACACAGCATCATCAGAGGCCTGGATGTCTTTAACACCAGGTCAAACACACCTTCATCTACTTCAGTAACTTCACCACCCTGACTGCTGCCTGCCACACCCAAGGATCCTGCAATAGGCTGAAGGCCCCAAGACAAGAAGGGGTTCTCTGGAATATCCTCCATGGCCCTCGGGGCTGGACACTCAACTGTGAAGGAGCACACCCAAACCAGAGGTGTGGTAGCTGTTTCAGGTCTTGCAAACACTTTTACATCATATGAGCCGCTTGCAGGTGGCAAAAGCTGCAACTTCATGCTCCGATGGGAGACTGTTAGTAAGCCAAATGAAGAGCTGCTCGACTCTTTCTGCTCTGAGGCTCCACAGTAAAGAAGGTCCTGATGCTGAGTAATCTCGTAGGTGAAAGTTGTTGGCCTGGAGAATCCGAGGGATAGGTTGGTCTCACCATTATCTGAAAAGGAAGGCAACAAAAGGATtagtattttaaaagaaattacaagaaaataCACTCATTGTTATTGGAGAAAAAGATtacaaaatgtagaaaaaccTTGCATACTTGTAACAATGTAAAAGTGATGAGGGTTTATCAGCCTGAGCCCCAAGGTGAAGAAGGCAGAGGTTTTGAAGACCCTCCTTTCAAATTCCTCCAGGGTGATTGGCGTATCCAGGAGCTGCCATTTCTGCTCATCTGGGAAGTGTGAATCTATAAACTCCTCAGGATCGGTAAGGAAATAGAAATCATCAAACCTTGAATGCAA comes from Melanotaenia boesemani isolate fMelBoe1 chromosome 20, fMelBoe1.pri, whole genome shotgun sequence and encodes:
- the ky gene encoding uncharacterized protein ky codes for the protein MSAEVAIQKLSFPFTCAVHLSSQDKLTQKGCVQVKAVEPNELEENQISSEPRPTTVLGGLPYNETQAQASTKPPSGEDVSAAHVLVSAEASQDAVVCRRSVLETLRVESEDQRPAAKRQLSSESAARTITAVKKSAVRREADEQRHLQQKAQLGQRVTPCAAVAGKRKHRKDLFISSEVFLRLDSHVIRAGAELKEQRVYDVKAIVQSITQGTRNELERLRAIWVWLCNNIEYDVSGFLGHSEKLSSTEEVIAAGRGVCCSYSNLCSEMCREVGIKCQEVPGHSKGIGYRQGQSLKHVKSDHLWNAVLLGGQWFLLDACWGAGRVDMEHESFVKRFDDFYFLTDPEEFIDSHFPDEQKWQLLDTPITLEEFERRVFKTSAFFTLGLRLINPHHFYIVTNNGETNLSLGFSRPTTFTYEITQHQDLLYCGASEQKESSSSSFGLLTVSHRSMKLQLLPPASGSYDVKVFARPETATTPLVWVCSFTVECPAPRAMEDIPENPFLSWGLQPIAGSLGVAGSSQGGEVTEVDEGVFDLVLKTSRPLMMLCELVHPQMEAAVGKRCLATQIQPDILTCHVLCPLPGFYRLSVFVRDYDKTDVKFQNAANFLLHCKGKFISPDELFPPNLGSACGPGTRTSEAGLSKFSHNSAVVSTQQGKCNITFHNQRDLELHCVLNKEEQKTSGIPLSRHLFCTYTDSKVTISVSLPEAGVYRLGLYAGITPGGDYSPMCDFILRNSCAHLRPLFPCVYSAWRKGCVLFEPRLGLLEPLSWVQFRVRVPGALRVSVVGETRTDLKLNKSRVWEGEVFSGNGLQELKLAACLGESSDMAVLMTFDIKQLENEG